Proteins co-encoded in one Arthrobacter alpinus genomic window:
- a CDS encoding DUF2127 domain-containing protein has translation MTAARKSDWWDRFFYVAIIFKGLDGVLELIGGTLLLFVAPDKIKQLAILITQPELTDDPNDFIANHILQGTAGLTDHVVLFGAIYLLAHGIVKVVLVTALLRQKLWAYPWMIAVLIIFILYQLYQLSVTPSAGLVALTVFDILIVVLTWHEYRRHRARRIAAA, from the coding sequence ATGACAGCAGCACGGAAATCCGATTGGTGGGACAGATTCTTCTACGTCGCCATCATCTTCAAGGGCCTCGACGGTGTGCTGGAATTGATCGGCGGAACGCTGCTGCTTTTCGTTGCCCCGGACAAGATCAAGCAGCTGGCCATCCTCATCACCCAGCCGGAACTGACAGATGACCCCAACGACTTCATTGCCAACCACATCCTGCAGGGGACTGCCGGGCTGACCGACCATGTGGTGCTCTTCGGCGCCATCTACCTGCTGGCCCACGGCATCGTGAAGGTTGTCCTCGTCACCGCCCTACTGCGCCAGAAACTGTGGGCCTACCCGTGGATGATCGCCGTCCTGATCATCTTCATCCTGTACCAGCTCTACCAACTCAGCGTCACGCCGTCGGCCGGGCTGGTGGCGCTGACGGTGTTCGATATCCTCATAGTGGTGCTCACCTGGCACGAATACCGCCGGCACCGTGCGCGGAGAATAGCTGCGGCATGA
- a CDS encoding helix-turn-helix domain-containing protein yields MTTQLELDTAEGVQTAVAHSFTAWHELVSESFVPLHVRSSDPDHFHGRLRSRLLDELSITEVTATSHSVHRTPALIARSDRDYFKLNLQLAGTGLLVQDNREAVLAPGDLAVYDTSRPYSLAFDSNCRTLVLMFPHDALDLPAGSVGKLTATRMAASKGLGRMISPFMTQLADNLDVLSGPSGHRLAHNTVDLLSTLFAAELDAAQDGPERPHEELLGRVRRFIETNLADPDLSPASVASAHFISTRHLHSVFQEAGTTVALWIRTRRLENCRRELRDPLLAHRSVSAVAARWGFLDAAHFSRIFRAAFGEPPSTYRRTV; encoded by the coding sequence ATGACCACCCAACTTGAACTTGACACTGCCGAGGGCGTCCAAACCGCCGTGGCACATTCCTTCACCGCGTGGCACGAGCTAGTCTCCGAGTCGTTCGTGCCGCTGCATGTCCGTTCCAGCGATCCAGACCATTTCCATGGCCGCTTGCGCTCCCGCCTCCTGGACGAGCTGTCCATCACCGAGGTCACGGCCACCAGCCATAGCGTGCACCGCACACCTGCGCTCATCGCGCGTTCGGATCGCGACTATTTCAAACTGAACCTCCAGCTGGCGGGCACCGGGCTTCTGGTCCAGGACAACCGCGAGGCCGTCCTGGCGCCCGGTGACCTTGCTGTCTATGACACCAGCCGCCCCTACTCGCTGGCCTTTGACTCCAATTGCCGAACATTGGTGCTGATGTTCCCCCATGACGCCCTCGACCTGCCAGCCGGATCAGTGGGCAAGCTGACGGCCACCCGGATGGCGGCCAGCAAGGGTCTCGGGCGGATGATCAGCCCGTTCATGACACAGCTGGCAGACAACCTCGACGTGCTGTCCGGACCCAGCGGGCACAGGCTTGCCCACAACACCGTGGACTTGTTGAGCACTCTGTTTGCCGCGGAGTTGGATGCGGCACAGGATGGCCCAGAACGCCCGCACGAGGAACTTTTGGGCAGGGTCCGTCGTTTCATCGAGACCAATCTGGCGGATCCGGATCTGTCTCCGGCAAGCGTGGCGTCGGCCCACTTCATCTCCACGCGGCACCTGCACAGTGTTTTTCAGGAGGCAGGAACCACTGTGGCCCTCTGGATTCGCACGCGGCGGCTGGAGAATTGTCGTCGTGAGCTCCGGGACCCCTTGCTGGCACACCGCTCCGTCAGTGCCGTCGCCGCCCGGTGGGGATTCTTGGACGCGGCGCACTTTAGCCGCATCTTCCGTGCCGCCTTCGGTGAACCGCCCAGCACATACCGTCGCACTGTCTGA
- a CDS encoding TetR/AcrR family transcriptional regulator, producing MPKIVDHDQRRLELVDATWRIIARHGIEGATMREIAAEAGFANGALKPYFPTKDSLITFAFGHVFNRTNQRIAERTAGTVGLEALRGFCQEVMPLDEDRINEARIVIPFWQKALTDPTKTELHESSMNQWRAVLAKNLHQARSRGEVTVATGDANIVNQLMSMLLGAQIIAAMSPGKHLPGQLSAQLDAYLLLLSPADGAGSE from the coding sequence TTGCCAAAAATTGTCGACCATGACCAGCGGCGACTTGAGCTGGTCGACGCCACCTGGCGCATCATTGCCCGGCATGGAATCGAGGGCGCCACGATGCGTGAAATCGCCGCAGAGGCGGGCTTCGCCAACGGTGCCCTGAAGCCGTACTTCCCCACCAAGGACAGCCTCATTACCTTCGCCTTCGGGCACGTCTTCAATCGGACCAACCAGCGCATTGCGGAACGGACCGCCGGAACAGTGGGCCTAGAGGCGCTGCGCGGCTTCTGCCAAGAGGTAATGCCGTTGGACGAGGACCGCATCAATGAGGCACGCATCGTCATCCCCTTCTGGCAAAAGGCCCTTACCGACCCCACGAAAACCGAGCTGCATGAATCGTCCATGAACCAGTGGCGCGCCGTCCTGGCAAAAAACCTCCATCAGGCGCGGAGCCGGGGCGAAGTGACAGTTGCCACCGGAGACGCGAACATCGTCAATCAGCTGATGAGCATGCTCCTGGGCGCCCAAATCATTGCCGCCATGTCACCCGGCAAGCACCTGCCAGGCCAATTGAGCGCCCAACTGGATGCCTACCTGCTACTCCTCAGCCCGGCGGACGGAGCCGGAAGTGAGTAG
- a CDS encoding MFS transporter: MSNTRAVDTKRTQRRVAFATLIGTTVEWYDYFIYATAAGLVFAHLFFGPAGTQIGLLLAFASVGISFLFRPLGAFLAGHYGDKIGRKAMLVLTLLLMGLSTMLIGVLPTYETAGVIAPILLLLLRILQGVSAGGEWGGAVLMAVEHAPANKRGRAGSFPQLGVPLGLLLASGIMALMTGVIAPGDAFLEWGWRIPFLLSFVLIGVGYFVRRAVEESPVFLEIAEKKAQPKVPIVELFRKHWRLVILAALVFVGNNAAGYMATGGFIPSYATNPEGIVGLEKTPVLIAMTFAAAMWLIFTALAGGMADKIGRKRTYIIGYIVMALTVFPLFLLINTGELWALYLALLLLTFGLGLTYGPQAAWYSEIFPASVRFSGVSISYAIGAILGGAFSPLIAQWLLQATGTSLAISGYLLLTTLIGLSAVIMLKDRSGINLSITNQAEQEVGATIFDKRQPSNV; encoded by the coding sequence ATGAGCAACACAAGAGCTGTTGACACGAAGCGCACGCAGCGACGCGTCGCCTTCGCAACCCTCATCGGCACCACCGTCGAGTGGTACGACTATTTCATCTACGCCACGGCCGCCGGCCTAGTGTTTGCCCACCTTTTCTTTGGGCCAGCCGGCACCCAGATCGGTTTGTTGCTTGCCTTCGCTTCCGTCGGCATCAGCTTCCTGTTCCGACCCCTCGGCGCTTTCTTGGCCGGCCACTACGGCGACAAGATCGGCCGCAAGGCCATGCTCGTCCTGACCCTATTGCTGATGGGCCTGAGCACCATGCTCATCGGCGTCCTGCCCACTTATGAGACGGCGGGCGTCATCGCCCCGATCCTGCTGCTGCTCTTGCGCATCCTGCAGGGCGTCTCCGCGGGTGGCGAATGGGGCGGCGCCGTCCTGATGGCTGTCGAGCATGCGCCCGCCAATAAGCGCGGACGGGCAGGCTCGTTCCCCCAGCTCGGCGTGCCGCTGGGCCTGCTTCTAGCCTCCGGCATCATGGCGCTGATGACAGGTGTCATCGCCCCCGGCGATGCCTTCCTGGAGTGGGGCTGGCGCATCCCGTTCCTGCTCAGCTTCGTCCTGATCGGCGTGGGCTACTTTGTGCGTCGCGCCGTGGAAGAAAGCCCCGTGTTCCTGGAAATCGCGGAAAAGAAGGCACAGCCCAAGGTTCCCATTGTCGAGTTGTTCCGCAAGCATTGGCGCCTGGTCATCCTGGCGGCCCTGGTCTTTGTCGGCAACAACGCCGCCGGCTACATGGCCACGGGCGGCTTTATCCCCAGCTACGCCACCAACCCCGAGGGAATCGTGGGCTTGGAAAAGACGCCCGTGCTGATCGCTATGACCTTTGCGGCAGCCATGTGGCTCATCTTCACGGCACTGGCGGGCGGCATGGCCGACAAAATTGGGCGTAAGCGTACCTATATCATCGGTTACATCGTCATGGCCCTGACCGTATTTCCACTGTTCCTGCTGATTAACACCGGCGAACTCTGGGCCTTGTACCTGGCGCTGCTGCTGCTCACCTTCGGATTGGGCCTGACTTATGGCCCGCAGGCCGCCTGGTACAGCGAGATCTTCCCGGCCTCGGTGCGCTTCTCCGGCGTCTCCATCTCCTACGCCATCGGCGCCATTCTGGGCGGTGCCTTCTCCCCCTTGATCGCCCAGTGGCTGCTGCAGGCCACCGGCACCAGCCTCGCCATCTCCGGCTACCTGTTGCTGACCACGCTCATCGGATTGTCCGCGGTCATCATGCTCAAGGACCGCTCCGGAATCAACCTCAGCATCACCAACCAGGCCGAGCAGGAGGTTGGCGCCACCATTTTCGACAAGCGCCAGCCGTCCAACGTCTAA
- a CDS encoding APC family permease, producing the protein MSHEQTLPSTGTVTGSGTAQGLSKRTLGVPALVFMIIAASAPLTVVAGGIPSNFAVTGNVGVPLSFIVLGVALALFAVGYAAMSAHIRNAGAFYAYIAQGLGRATGVGAAWVALISYNAMQIGIYGLFGFASSSFLNAKLGLSVPWWASALVGFVIVGWLGINKVDLSAKIIGVLVGLEFVAVIIFDIVAFTVSPEGVSGAGLAPSNLFTAGVGAALAFSMAAFMGFESAAIYSEEAKDPARSIARATYIAVGIISLFYAFSGWAMTIGTGPSQIIAESQKLGPNLPFVFLSSHGAVIVSDIAQVLFITSLLAALIAFHNAVARYVFSLGRESVLPRSFARVNARHAPVAGSLTQSVLALVMLAVFAFAGNGSALGEMYPVLTFFTWLTNTAAFGLVLLLVLISLAVIGYFRKHGAGYSLWTRVIAPALSAVTLGTVFVLIVVNFNVLIGSDGNSALSWILPALVVVPGVLGLVWGLRVKKDRPDIYRGIGFGGAPDTSA; encoded by the coding sequence ATGTCACACGAACAAACACTCCCGTCCACGGGCACCGTCACCGGCAGCGGGACCGCCCAAGGACTGAGCAAACGCACCCTCGGCGTACCCGCCCTCGTCTTCATGATCATCGCAGCGTCCGCCCCATTAACGGTGGTGGCCGGCGGCATTCCCAGCAACTTCGCCGTCACCGGAAACGTCGGCGTCCCCCTGTCGTTCATTGTGCTCGGGGTCGCTCTGGCGCTCTTCGCGGTCGGCTACGCAGCCATGAGCGCCCACATCCGCAATGCCGGGGCGTTTTACGCCTACATAGCACAAGGCCTGGGCCGGGCCACGGGGGTCGGCGCAGCCTGGGTGGCGCTCATTTCCTACAACGCGATGCAAATTGGGATCTACGGCCTCTTTGGCTTCGCCTCGTCGTCCTTCCTCAATGCCAAGCTTGGGCTCAGCGTTCCCTGGTGGGCGTCGGCGCTGGTGGGGTTTGTTATTGTCGGCTGGTTGGGGATCAACAAAGTTGATCTGTCCGCCAAGATCATCGGCGTCCTCGTGGGTCTCGAATTTGTCGCCGTCATCATTTTCGACATCGTCGCCTTCACAGTGAGCCCGGAAGGCGTCAGCGGCGCCGGATTGGCGCCGTCGAACTTGTTCACAGCCGGTGTCGGCGCAGCCCTGGCCTTCAGCATGGCGGCCTTCATGGGCTTTGAATCGGCCGCCATTTACAGCGAGGAGGCGAAGGATCCTGCCCGGTCCATCGCCCGGGCCACCTACATCGCCGTCGGCATCATTTCCCTCTTCTACGCCTTTTCAGGATGGGCCATGACAATAGGTACCGGACCCAGCCAGATCATTGCGGAGTCGCAGAAGCTCGGTCCCAACCTGCCGTTCGTCTTTCTCTCCAGCCACGGCGCCGTGATCGTCTCCGACATTGCGCAGGTCCTGTTCATCACCAGCCTGCTCGCCGCGCTCATCGCCTTCCACAACGCGGTGGCACGGTACGTGTTCTCGCTAGGACGGGAAAGCGTGCTGCCGCGCAGCTTTGCCCGCGTCAATGCCCGTCACGCCCCCGTGGCCGGGTCACTGACCCAGTCAGTGCTGGCCTTGGTCATGCTGGCCGTGTTTGCCTTCGCCGGGAATGGGTCGGCGCTCGGTGAGATGTACCCGGTCCTGACCTTCTTTACGTGGCTAACCAACACGGCAGCTTTCGGCCTGGTACTGCTGCTGGTCCTGATCTCGTTGGCAGTCATTGGCTACTTCCGCAAGCACGGTGCCGGGTACTCCCTGTGGACCAGGGTCATCGCGCCGGCACTGTCAGCAGTGACACTCGGCACCGTGTTCGTGCTGATAGTGGTCAATTTCAATGTCCTGATTGGCTCGGACGGCAACTCCGCGCTGTCCTGGATCCTGCCGGCGCTCGTGGTGGTTCCAGGCGTTCTCGGCTTGGTGTGGGGCTTGCGGGTGAAAAAGGACCGCCCGGACATCTACCGTGGCATTGGCTTTGGCGGAGCGCCAGATACCTCAGCCTGA
- a CDS encoding ketopantoate reductase family protein translates to MKILIVGAGATGGYFGARLAEAGRDVTFLVREQRAAFLKRRGLRIAGLERELRIEPKVLTAGELGERYDVVLLTVKAAGLQSALADLAPAVGPDTLIVPFLNGMAHMDALAAEFGADKVLGSVVHLVGTINVDGDIAILAPMARWTLGEQGGGTSARLERILAEISVPGIDVIAAPNGLDVMWQKWVFIVAAGVVTCLMRGPVGAIAAAPGGAAFVARVVMETCDVAAAAGFPVPEAEAANTLAFLTAPGSAFTSSLYRDVTAGLPNEGEHIVGDFTRRARELGVATPLLDLALLQLRVHGIGPGTAGH, encoded by the coding sequence ATGAAGATTCTCATAGTTGGGGCAGGCGCCACGGGCGGCTATTTTGGTGCCCGACTGGCCGAGGCTGGCCGGGACGTGACGTTCCTTGTCCGTGAGCAGCGCGCAGCGTTCCTGAAGCGGCGCGGCCTGCGGATTGCCGGGCTGGAGCGGGAGCTTCGGATCGAGCCAAAGGTACTCACGGCAGGGGAGCTGGGTGAGAGGTACGACGTCGTTCTTCTCACCGTGAAGGCTGCCGGACTTCAAAGCGCACTTGCTGACCTTGCCCCGGCGGTGGGGCCGGACACGTTGATTGTGCCGTTTCTGAATGGGATGGCGCACATGGATGCGCTGGCGGCAGAGTTTGGCGCGGACAAGGTGCTGGGATCCGTGGTTCATCTGGTCGGCACCATCAACGTGGACGGCGACATTGCCATCTTGGCGCCGATGGCGCGGTGGACCCTCGGGGAACAGGGCGGCGGCACTTCCGCACGGCTGGAGCGGATCCTGGCCGAGATTTCGGTCCCCGGAATTGACGTCATCGCAGCGCCCAACGGACTGGATGTGATGTGGCAGAAGTGGGTGTTCATAGTTGCTGCGGGCGTGGTGACATGCTTGATGCGCGGGCCTGTGGGTGCCATTGCCGCGGCGCCCGGCGGGGCCGCCTTTGTTGCCAGAGTGGTGATGGAAACGTGTGATGTGGCCGCTGCCGCCGGATTTCCCGTGCCGGAGGCCGAGGCGGCCAACACTCTGGCATTCCTGACCGCCCCCGGTTCGGCGTTCACCTCATCGCTGTACCGCGACGTCACGGCCGGGCTGCCCAATGAGGGCGAGCACATCGTGGGTGACTTCACCCGCCGCGCCCGCGAACTCGGGGTGGCAACGCCGCTCCTAGACCTGGCCCTGCTCCAGCTGCGTGTGCACGGGATCGGTCCGGGTACCGCAGGGCACTAA
- a CDS encoding LysR substrate-binding domain-containing protein, translating into MSNFTLRQLELFVAMADFPTLSDAAAYLHFSESALSQAITRLESSVGEQLCIRRKARGLQLTPAGEYFAVRARALLNDAENLVAEMSGAAGRLTGPVKLGCFASFAASVLPAILGGFPKIHPGVDVEVVVGTHDELLPALENGRLDLAIVYDMELPAGLQRQTIYGTELQAVLPVDHPLAQQDVVDLDQLAPEPLIMYDASPSWANTNRVFAERGLSPTVIANMPQINLVQGLVGRGLGYGLLMSRPNWAPVTIEGLPVALIPLDPPASQTNVVGIWPERLRLSPRAQALLDFTVETFRIPPR; encoded by the coding sequence ATGTCCAATTTCACCCTCCGCCAGCTGGAACTGTTTGTGGCGATGGCCGACTTTCCAACGCTCAGCGATGCGGCCGCCTACCTGCACTTCTCCGAATCCGCGCTCTCCCAAGCCATCACGCGGCTGGAAAGCTCTGTTGGTGAGCAGCTTTGTATCCGCCGAAAAGCCCGCGGACTGCAGCTAACGCCTGCCGGGGAATACTTTGCTGTGCGGGCCCGGGCCCTGCTCAATGATGCGGAGAATCTGGTGGCGGAGATGAGTGGGGCAGCTGGGCGGTTAACAGGGCCGGTTAAGTTGGGCTGCTTCGCCAGTTTCGCCGCCAGCGTGCTGCCCGCAATCCTTGGCGGCTTTCCCAAAATTCATCCCGGCGTTGATGTGGAGGTCGTGGTGGGGACACACGACGAGCTGTTGCCCGCACTGGAGAACGGCCGACTGGACCTGGCGATTGTCTATGACATGGAATTGCCGGCAGGACTCCAGCGCCAAACCATCTACGGGACTGAGCTGCAGGCGGTGCTGCCCGTTGACCACCCGCTGGCCCAGCAGGACGTTGTCGATCTGGACCAACTGGCCCCGGAACCACTGATAATGTACGACGCCAGCCCTAGCTGGGCCAATACGAACCGGGTTTTTGCTGAACGAGGCCTGAGCCCGACAGTCATAGCGAACATGCCGCAGATCAACCTTGTTCAAGGATTAGTGGGCAGAGGACTGGGCTATGGGCTCCTGATGTCGCGCCCGAACTGGGCGCCCGTCACGATCGAGGGGCTGCCCGTCGCCTTAATACCGTTGGACCCGCCTGCCAGCCAGACCAATGTGGTGGGCATTTGGCCAGAACGCCTTCGGCTCAGCCCTCGCGCGCAGGCGCTGCTTGATTTCACCGTGGAGACGTTCCGAATCCCGCCACGGTAA
- a CDS encoding aldehyde dehydrogenase family protein, with translation METHTDLLTAITPTAGDTRTIFDPATGEAVGEAPVHGIEDLERAIDAATAAQPAWAALGHEARSAALLKAADAVERNAEELARLLSREQGKPLNGPNARFEVGACSAWLRATAAFEMAAETVVDDGETHAQIHYRPIGVVGAIGPWNWPMMITIWQIAPALRMGNAVVVKPSEYTPLSVLALVHVLNQELPEGLLSAISGGREVGARLAEHPAIGKIMFTGSTATGKAIIKSSAGTVKRLTLELGGNDAGIVLPDADPAAIAEKLFWGAFINTGQTCAALKRLYVHDDIYDAVCEELTAVAAAMPMGVGLDENNVLGPLQNKAQFEIVARLVAAAKDSGARVLLGGNPEAGQPGYFYPATLVADIDNNNPLVAEEQFGPALPIIRYSTIDEAVSMANGLDVGLGASVWSSDIDLARSVAARIQAGTVWINSHGGVDPRIPFGGAKQSGYGLEFGVEGLKSLGVPQVING, from the coding sequence ATGGAAACGCATACTGACCTTCTCACGGCGATCACTCCGACCGCAGGAGATACCCGGACCATCTTTGACCCAGCCACAGGTGAAGCAGTGGGCGAAGCCCCGGTCCACGGCATTGAGGACCTGGAACGTGCCATCGATGCCGCAACTGCCGCCCAGCCGGCCTGGGCTGCACTGGGCCATGAGGCGCGCAGCGCAGCCCTGCTCAAAGCGGCCGACGCCGTCGAACGCAATGCAGAGGAGCTCGCCCGCCTACTCTCCCGCGAGCAGGGAAAACCGCTCAACGGACCCAACGCCCGCTTCGAGGTCGGGGCCTGTTCGGCTTGGCTGCGCGCCACCGCCGCGTTCGAGATGGCCGCGGAAACCGTTGTCGACGACGGCGAAACCCATGCCCAAATCCACTACCGGCCCATCGGCGTCGTCGGTGCGATCGGCCCCTGGAACTGGCCCATGATGATCACCATCTGGCAGATCGCCCCGGCCCTGCGCATGGGCAACGCCGTAGTGGTCAAGCCCTCCGAATACACCCCGTTGAGCGTGTTGGCACTGGTTCACGTGCTGAACCAGGAACTTCCAGAAGGCCTACTCTCGGCGATCAGCGGAGGCAGGGAGGTCGGCGCCCGCCTGGCCGAACACCCCGCGATCGGCAAGATCATGTTCACCGGGTCCACAGCAACCGGCAAGGCCATCATCAAGTCCTCGGCCGGCACCGTCAAACGCCTAACCCTTGAACTGGGCGGCAACGACGCCGGAATCGTGCTCCCCGACGCCGACCCGGCGGCCATCGCAGAGAAGCTTTTCTGGGGCGCGTTCATCAACACCGGCCAGACCTGCGCCGCCCTCAAACGCCTCTACGTCCACGACGACATCTACGACGCCGTCTGCGAAGAACTCACGGCCGTCGCGGCCGCCATGCCCATGGGCGTGGGCCTGGACGAAAACAATGTGCTGGGGCCCCTGCAGAACAAGGCGCAGTTCGAGATCGTTGCCCGGCTCGTGGCGGCCGCAAAGGACTCCGGCGCCAGGGTGCTGCTGGGCGGAAACCCTGAGGCGGGGCAACCCGGCTACTTCTACCCCGCCACGCTCGTGGCCGACATCGACAACAACAACCCTCTGGTCGCCGAGGAACAGTTCGGCCCCGCCCTGCCCATCATCCGTTACAGCACCATTGACGAGGCGGTATCCATGGCCAACGGACTCGACGTGGGACTGGGCGCCTCCGTCTGGTCCTCCGACATAGACCTGGCCCGCAGTGTCGCGGCGCGCATTCAGGCCGGCACCGTGTGGATCAACTCTCACGGCGGTGTGGACCCCCGCATTCCGTTTGGTGGAGCAAAGCAGTCAGGCTACGGGCTCGAATTCGGCGTCGAAGGACTCAAATCCCTCGGCGTCCCGCAAGTCATCAACGGCTAA
- a CDS encoding primary-amine oxidase produces MTAAKDLEVSAYQMTTSAEIAAVREILHAAGLLGESARIAYLGLLDPPRGSSEGAAVDRRFRVFLHDVIGAAPKDAVVSVTRGTVESAVELDTAVTGELPVLEEEFEVVEALLATHPEWLEALAARNLAVEKVRVAPLSAGVFEYPEEKGRRILRGLAFYQDFPEDSAWAHPVDGLVAYVDVTNKSVDAVLDFGVVPVPAEHGNYTDPELTGPTRTTQKPINITQPEGPSFSVTAGNHIEWENWSLDIGFDVREGVVLNNLAFNDRGRKRPIINRASIAEMVVPYGDPSPVRSWQNYFDTGEYLVGQYANSLELGCDCLGEITYLSPVVADAFGNPREIRNGICMHEEDASILAKHSDLWTGINYTRRNRRLVVSFFTTIGNYDYGFYWYLYLDGTIEFEAKATGIVFTSAHPGKGYPYASELAPGLGAPYHQHLFGARLDMAIDGFANRVEEEDVVRVPMGEGNERGNAFTRKRTILGTESEAVREADMRAGRTWIISNPTSLNRLGEPVGYKLHPQGQPMLLADPESSVAQRATFATKDLWVTQFSEDERYPTGDFVNQHGGGAGLPAYIAGNRELDGEDLVVWHTFGLTHFPRLEDWPIMPVDTVGFKLRPEGFFDRSPVLDVPASVPAGGTHCGGANNPGGADGDDNCHC; encoded by the coding sequence ATGACTGCCGCCAAAGACCTTGAAGTCTCCGCTTATCAAATGACCACCAGCGCCGAGATCGCGGCTGTGCGTGAGATCCTGCACGCCGCCGGGCTGCTGGGGGAGTCGGCCCGGATCGCTTACCTGGGGCTGCTCGATCCACCGAGGGGCTCATCCGAGGGGGCCGCCGTCGACCGCCGTTTCCGGGTGTTCCTGCACGATGTAATCGGTGCGGCACCCAAGGACGCCGTGGTCTCTGTGACTCGTGGAACTGTTGAGTCCGCCGTCGAACTCGACACCGCAGTCACCGGCGAGTTGCCCGTGCTAGAAGAGGAATTTGAGGTTGTAGAGGCACTTCTAGCAACTCACCCCGAATGGCTAGAGGCTCTGGCCGCCCGGAACCTGGCGGTGGAAAAGGTGCGGGTGGCGCCGCTGTCCGCAGGCGTCTTTGAATACCCTGAGGAAAAAGGCCGCCGTATTCTCCGTGGGCTGGCGTTCTACCAAGACTTCCCGGAGGACAGCGCATGGGCGCATCCTGTGGATGGGCTGGTTGCCTATGTGGATGTCACCAACAAGAGCGTCGATGCGGTTCTGGATTTTGGTGTGGTCCCGGTTCCGGCCGAGCATGGCAATTACACGGATCCTGAACTGACGGGCCCTACGCGGACAACCCAGAAGCCCATCAACATCACCCAACCCGAAGGTCCTAGCTTCTCCGTGACCGCCGGCAATCACATTGAATGGGAGAACTGGAGCCTGGACATCGGCTTCGACGTCCGTGAAGGCGTTGTCCTGAACAATCTGGCCTTCAATGACCGCGGCCGCAAACGCCCCATCATTAACCGTGCATCCATTGCCGAGATGGTGGTCCCTTACGGAGACCCCTCACCGGTGCGGTCCTGGCAAAACTACTTCGATACAGGCGAATACCTGGTGGGCCAGTACGCCAATTCTCTGGAGCTGGGCTGCGACTGCCTGGGTGAAATCACCTACCTGAGCCCCGTCGTCGCAGACGCCTTCGGCAACCCGCGCGAAATTCGCAACGGCATCTGCATGCACGAGGAGGACGCCTCGATCCTGGCCAAGCACTCGGATCTGTGGACCGGTATCAACTACACCCGCCGCAACCGCCGCCTGGTGGTCTCCTTCTTTACCACCATTGGCAACTACGACTACGGCTTTTACTGGTACCTCTACCTGGACGGCACCATCGAATTCGAGGCCAAGGCCACTGGCATCGTCTTCACCAGCGCGCATCCGGGCAAGGGCTACCCTTACGCATCCGAACTGGCGCCGGGACTTGGTGCCCCGTACCACCAGCACCTCTTTGGGGCGCGCCTGGATATGGCCATCGACGGCTTTGCCAACCGTGTCGAGGAAGAGGACGTGGTGCGGGTGCCCATGGGTGAAGGGAATGAACGCGGCAATGCCTTCACGCGCAAGCGCACCATTTTGGGTACGGAATCCGAGGCTGTCCGTGAGGCGGACATGCGTGCCGGGCGGACCTGGATCATTTCCAATCCAACGTCGCTGAATCGCCTGGGCGAGCCCGTGGGCTACAAGCTGCACCCTCAGGGCCAACCGATGCTGTTGGCGGACCCCGAATCATCGGTGGCCCAGCGCGCTACATTTGCCACGAAGGACCTGTGGGTCACGCAATTTTCCGAGGATGAGCGCTACCCCACGGGTGACTTTGTCAACCAGCACGGCGGCGGCGCGGGCCTGCCGGCTTACATTGCCGGCAACCGAGAGTTGGACGGTGAGGACCTGGTGGTGTGGCACACCTTTGGCCTGACTCACTTCCCCCGCTTGGAAGACTGGCCCATCATGCCCGTCGACACCGTGGGCTTCAAGCTCCGCCCCGAGGGGTTCTTTGACCGCAGCCCCGTGCTGGACGTGCCAGCCAGTGTTCCAGCAGGTGGCACGCATTGTGGCGGAGCTAATAACCCGGGTGGAGCTGACGGCGATGACAACTGTCACTGCTGA